CCAACCTCCCGCAATGCAAACAGATGTAaatcactggggcagattcatcaatagatacgccggcggatctcctgatccgccgtcgtatctgtgagacccgacggtcggatctgtgagatcccaccgtcggagctatgcgactgattcataagaatcagttccgcatagatctcccttggatccgactggtgtaagtgacttacaccagtcgaatcttaggctgtaatctcccgccggccgctaggtgtcgtcgcaattttttacccgtcgcatatgcaaatgaggaaaaccgccaattcacgtccgtacgcccgcccgtcgctcgttttctacgtcgtttgcgttcgggtttttccggcggatagctacccctgcttctatgaggggtagctaatgttaagtatggccgacgttcccgcgccgattttttaattttctacgtcgtttgcgtaccgcgatcgggaataccgatggccgcaaacgacgtacccgccgcaaacaatgaaatcgtagcgacgtcatttggagcatgcgcactgggctttttcgccccggcgcatgcgcagttaaatcggcgcgggaacgcgcctgatttaaattgtacactccccctagccgcggaatttgcattccgccggggggagttaggatccgacggtgcagtttgcgaggtaagtgctttatgaatcatgcacttgcctcgctaaattgcaccggcggatcgtaaaccaggtagatctagcggatctaaagatccgcagatctatatgaatctgccccactgtgtttaaATATGGTACAGCGCTAGAAAATTACTAGTGATGATACCCAAAATTTCTATGAAAAAATTGGGAAAATATACAACATATATGTGCAAAATACGTGAATGAAAAACAATATtccaaaaacaaacatacatgaGATACCAATGGAATCAAAATTAAGCGAAAAGGGGGAGTGTAGCCTCTGGTATTAAAAGTAATATATGATCAGATCTGGGAAGGTCTTTTAGATCTTAACCTGCTTTCTGACCAGACCAATTGCATATAATACTCCTCTAGGTTGGTGGGGCCCCACTTTTCCTTGGACCACGTTAGTCTTCTATTATTATGCCTCGTACTGTTCCCTCCTGCCCACAGTGTGATCGCTTTAGGCGTGGGCGGATGTTGGGTAGAACCCCCGTTGTCTGAGGCGGAGCAGAACTGTTTGAGGTCCATCACGGCTCCCCTTGAACCCTGGCCTGATGTACGTAACGTATCCCTCTTTGAACTACAGGGGGATCCCCAATCGtaggacttaggctgcattcacacctagacgTTGGCGTTACCAGGCGTTTTTACgcgcgtttttttcgcgcgttttggtgcgcgtttgcgcgcgtttgtgcgcgtttgcgcgcgtttgaGCAGAGCGAcgtccagcgtttttttttgtttttttgaccaatagtaaaatagatcacctctttcatcatttgttgctatgtgaaaggtttttttttcctcttcctgggtgaTAATTCCTCTTCCGGGTCATCCTTGTGCTTCTGACTCAATTGTGAAAATGAGTGATGACGAGATGGCTTTGTTCATGGCAGCAGCCACTGCTAGCCAATATCTTGTAAACGAGaggcagagaaaaaggaagaggcaacgcagattttggatacaccccgtcattgctgatcgggaagaaagagggcaattttgggtgatgtaccaagacctccgtgaccatgaagacaaatttctggactacaccagaatgtccataaaaaggttagtaaaaaatgatctggaatcatttattttttacattgtaccatttgggttgccaccttttcttcaagtcaaacatgtacacttctgcggtgcacaactattttttttaatactatgaactatacatatattttgttagtattttacatttctaatcatatgaatataataaaaatagtcccctttccattgcagtgcacagagttccccctttacattagagtccacagagttccccctttacattagagtccacaaagttccccctttacattacagtgcacagagtccccctttacattacagtgcacagagtccccctttacattacagtgcacagaatccccctttacattacagtgcacagagtcccccttacattacagtgcacagaatccccctttacattacagtgcacagagtccccctttacatcacagtcacccTTTTGCATCTCAACTCCCagatttccctttcactgtatggGTTAACCAACATAATCTGATTGAAGCGAGACCTCAAGATACtcagacataagggatgctctgtgaaCCATGATCTAAGTGGGAAaccgagatctctgatgtacggagaggactccaatgtgagaactctgatttttcctagtgtactcaccaagaggcaggatagagaaagggggtgggtgcTTCTGTTAGACAGCGATGgagggtgagctcactcaccccttggcagataGCACATCTCATCCTGGTATATCTGTGGCTGCTGGGTTGTAAGTTTTCATCCCCTGCAGCCATTAACCCTGCCGGAAATCCATATTCTGGTCAGAAAAATCTGTCAGAgtgtcaggcagtctgaaacccggacacatgattccaaacccgaactgttctGGTGAATCccggaaaggtggcaaccctagtaccaatccattgccaattttaaatttcattttcctttacagctttgatgagttgctggaattgttgatcaacagattgcagaggatggacacctacttccgcaactgtatcccccctgtggagcgacttatcataacactgaggtaatttttatttagcgctttgaatgtaatacactctattatatatatatatatatatatatatatatatgtgtaataaaaaccaaacaaaaattctgtaggaacaaaattattttaatattttaatcaaCCAAAacattgggtctttttttttttattatgaaaatatacacaaagtgcacaaatacacaaaatatacaaaaatgttttatacataaTCCTTATTTACAATTGCTGTAAATTTGGGGAGGAGTCCTCTTCCCCGTGCGGTGACATGGCGACCGACAGTGCGTGGGCAAAAGGGGGCCAAGTGGAGGTGGTGCTGTCTTCCCCTGACCAATTGGAAGGTGGTGttgcttgtggtggtggtggtgttcgtGTTGGGGCATTCCTGAAAGTCGATTGTCTCGGTCGATGTGGGTAATGTGATGTAGGTGTAGTCGTTAACGCAGGGTAAGTAGAAGGTGgtgggtggtaagaagaaagtgtTGTAGGAGGCAGAGTACTGTATGTGACAGGTGGTGTTGAGAGATGAGGAAAAGGAGAATGAGGGTGGTAAGAAGAAGGTTGTGTATAAGGAAAAGGATTCAGAGAAGTGTGAGTGGAAGGTGTTGGCACAGGAGGTAAATGAGATAGAGTGGTGGTGAAAGGATGGTGCGCAGAAGTCGGTGGTGGTGTTGGTCGAGGAGGTTGGTCGGAAAGCTGTGGTCCTGTCCAAAGGGTAACGGGTGGTGGGGAGAAATGGGTCGTGGGTGGTGTTGGGACATGCTCGGTCCGTTTATTGGCATATGGGCCATAGGGTGGTGGTGGTTCGGATAAATCGTCAGCTTCTGTCGGGGGTATAAATGTCGAGATGTATCTAGCCGTACAGGACAGCACCACCGCTTGCAGATTTGGGGGAACTTTGTCGATTAGTTCCCCCAGACATTTTGCTACATTTTGGCCATACGATCTGTTGCTCATCCGGTCAGACATGTTGGTCATAATGTCCAACATACGATCCAGGGCTGGATCCGGAGCAGGAGCCCTCCTACGCAGAGCACGCGGAGGTCCAATATGCGCAATGTTAACTgggggctgctctgcaagtggtcTTGTTGCATTAGAAGTTGATGCCTCGGAGTGCTGCGGTTCCGGCTCCAGAGTAGCCATCGCTTGATCCCCCGAtgccacgctctctctgtcccctctctctgccacgctctctctgtcccctctctctgccacgctctctctgtcTACTACAGCTGTGGCAGCCTCGTCCCAGCAGCTTTCAGTACTGAAAAAAGAAATcatgtattcaaaaataattttaaaacatttggtTTACCGAGCAAAGTACAGATAATGGTTTACCTCCCCAAATCCAGCACCGGTCTCAGAAACTCCAATTCCTTTGCATGAACGTATTCTCTCACCGAACATGCTCCACTCCCACTTCGCCGCTGCTCCCGCTGTGCCTTCAGCTGGCGAGCGTAGGCGTCCCTTATACTCTTCCATCTGAGTTTTAGAattttcactgtaaaaaataaaataaaataatatatattattttctttgtaggtatCTATCAACTGGACAATCGATTGCAAGTCTGCATTACTCGTTTCGTATTGGAAGATCTACTGCCAGTTATATAATTCGGGACACCTGCAGTGCCATTTGGGAAGTCCTGAAacccattgtgtttaaaaaaccggcagcagaggactgggaAAAAATTTCCCAAGTATTCTGGGAACGCTGTAACTTTCCGAATTGTCTAGGAGCGATCGATGGGAAACACATCAGAATTGTTAAGCCCATGGCTAGTGGGAGCCAGTATTTCAATTATAAGAAATACTTTTCATTCGTCTTAATGGCTGTGGCTGATGCCAATTATTGCTTTACCTATATTGACATTGGTTCCTATGGAAGTAGTGCAGACTCTGCGATTTTTGGGAACTCCTCTTTTGGGCAATTACTTCGAACAGATGGTCTGGACCTTCCACAAAATAGTCCACTCCCGGGCACAAACGGCCCTCCCCTACCAAGTGTCTTTGTGGGTGATGAGGCTTTTGCTCTGAACACACACCTACTTCGGCCTTATTCAGGACATAATCTGAACGAAGACAAACGCATATTCAACTACCGGCTTAGCAGAGCACGCCGCGTAGTTGAGTGTGCTTTTGGAATTTTGGCGAACAAGTGGAGGGTTCTCCACACACCGATTGTGCTCAACATGCAAAATGCCATTAGTGCTGTAGAAGCGGCGTGTGCCTTGCACAATTTTGTCAGGCAGCGCGATGGTCTAGATTACGAGGAGCCAGTCCATGAGACTCTGGAAAGAGCTCATTGGACTGGTGTACGTGGGAACACACAGGGGACACATGTCCGTGAACAGTATGCGGCATACTTTGTCTCTCCTGAAGGGCAGGTCCCTTGGCAGCTCAATTCCATTTAATTTATTGAACTTTTCAGCTTTTGACACGCTTATTTTGTGAAATATAATCTTTACTATGctgttttgtggaaaaaaaataaaaaatgattcatgTTTTAAGAAGTctcattctaattttattttgataCAGTTTTATCATTGGGTTCAATAGCCCTATGATATTGTGTGCCATTTTATATTAGTGACATTCTATCTATTGTAAACTTAGTTTATGTATTTATTCTGTGGTCTAATAAAGGGCCTGTAAGTGAccgcctagacgtgggttgggggtccgatcaggacccccagggtacatccgggggttaagtggctctatatgtgtccccctgcgtgtcactttctcctcctgtgtaaacacaggaagagggaagtgatgacactgacaccagtacacgtaggCACAATCCCCTTTTGGATCTccaatccactcccccatccccttGTCACAGTATCAATGAATGCAGTGAAcatatatttactgatcactgcaggcAGAGTGTAGGTCCTGTGTAGCCCCCGTCCCCACCTGACGCTGTAGTCGCTAGGTcgattgaattttttaatttttttagattaaagatgtgtaaaataatattttttttgaaaaatgtcactaaatttttggattattaaaaatcacagaggggatcaaatatcaccattaataagctctatttgtgggaagaagagaacgcaatttatgtttataagccatgtcgcatgaccgcacaatagtcatatttgtaaagacacatttttaaacTTAACAGCATATTGGTACGGTAATAAATGCCTACTGTAACGACAAACAATCATTCCATTATTTCATTAGTGGCATTTTGTATTTCTGTTATGTTTTTTGATAGAGTTTACCTTTGCTATCATGGGACTTATTTATCCGTGCCCAGTTCTCATAGATTTGGCTCCCAATAGAACACCAAGCGTCCCAACGGGTGGTCCTCATTTTGTAGCCCGGTGCCCTGCTGTCATAAAGACAGGGGTGCTCCTTCACCATCCTGATGAAATTTTCAGGCTCCAGCATCGAAAGGGTTCTATCAAATTCGGCCTCCATTGATAAAAATGTGACTTTTCTTTATTGTAAGTAaagtaaaatggtgatttcacaAGTTCCTGTTAAAAAAtatgtcatttcctgttttgttttGGAGCTGTATGGGCGTCAAAACGCGCGTAAAAACGCGCATAAAAACGCTtgctgtcgcgcgatacgctcaattcgcgcgtttcccattactttctatggtaaaaaaaaacgcgcggaaacgcctatgtcgcgcgcttcgcgcgacaaaaaaaggtccgggactagtttgagcttcgcgcgacaggcgttcaggcgttcaggcgttcaggtgtgaacaggcaccataggaaacaatgttaaatctGCCCTCCCGCATTCGTGAGCAGTGcgtttcaggcgtaaaaacgcctaggtgtgaatggggccttaggccgGTGCCTTTTTCCCCATCGACAGTCTGCCGCTGATTGTATGACAACCTGTATTATCATCACCTTGAAATGTTTCAGTTTGATGTATTGCTTTTCATTTATGTATCACCCTGAAAAtcgaaataaaatattttgaaaaaaaaaaaaagtaatatatgaTAAAAACGCACCATCATCCAATTTGATATagaagaaggggaaggggaagggcaAAAAGAATAGTTGCTGAGGCTAGACTTGGGAACATGCCCACCCTAGAGTTttgtggactatctcggtacatgTGAAGAACAATAAGAGTTGTTAAATAAAAACGGATTTATTACAAAATAAGACATATACAGAACAATCATACAAATCAAGAAATGGCAgggtctctactagttttgcgtgcttgccgcttcttcaggagagccaATCTAAAAAATACATAATGACATAAGAACAAATACAATACAGTTCAgcggaaaaataaacaaatggcATAAAACATATTTATTGGTGGCTTACCcggtgggtaataaaagcacatgtGGATGCAGGCCGCCCACTAATTCCCCCCGTGGCAGACAAGGGGGATGATGCGTGGTGCTCTAAGTAAAAAGTATAATGGATTGATTAACGCCCAATTATGGGACCAGGATAAGGTAAGAGATAGGGAAGGGAAACATAGGGAAGGAAGTTGAGGGAAAACaatggaaaagggggaggggagggaaagaTGGGGGTGAAAAGGAAAGATTGGCTCTCCTAAAGAAGCGGCAAGCCCGCGAAACTCGTAGAGACCCTGCCAATTCTTGATTTGTATGATTGTTCTGTATATGTCTTATTTTGTAATAAATCCCTTTTTATTTAACAACTCTTATTGATCTTCACATGTACCAAGATAGTCCACAAAACTCTAGGGTGGGCATGTTCCCAAGTCTAGCCTCAGCAACTATTCTTTTTGCCCTTACCCTTCCCCTTCTTCTATATCAAattggatgatggtacgtttttaTCATATATTACTTTTAATACCAGAGGCTACACTCCCCCTTTTCACTTCATATattgggtggataacacacccgttTCTCTTCTCTGAGTGCCTCTACTGTTTAAACTTTCATTACCCACTCTAGCCTAACTATGCTAGTGATTACTCAGTGACATTCAATTGACATGGCCCTTTGCACTGTCTTGGACATTAGATTTCGGGCACTAATTatgcaatatttttattatttttattaattatgcaATCAATTTCTGCTCAGTATATATGTGTTTACCTTCAACCCATTAATAGCTTGATCACACCTATCTAGTATGATCGATTCAGCTTTATGACTCCTGTGCCTTTAACTAAGGCCTTTTTGTCTCAAACGCATTGGACGTACTCTCCAGTTATACTTTTTACTTAGAGCACCACGCATCATCCCCCTTGTCCGCCACGGGGGGAATTAGTGGGCGGCCTGCATCCacatgtgcttttattacccaccgGGTAAGCCACCAATAAATATGTTTTATgccatttgtttatttttccccTGAACTGTATTGTATTTGTTCTTatgtcattatatattttttagattggctctcctgaagaagcggcaagcccgcgaaactagtagagaccctGCCAATTCTTGATTTGTATGATTGTTCTGTATATGTCTTATTTTGTAATAAATAGACATATGCACAGaaattttgttagtttttttttgttctgtttcgtatcgttccgtaggttcgtttccgttcgttttttgtaagacgcccgttttcctgttcgttcccgttcgtttttcgtacaacgagattttttcgtattccgatagtttcgtattttcgttaccgttttattttcgttaccgttttattttcgtacatgcaagatggttcgttattctgtttaattcatgttcgttacttgttagacaataattttcgtcaatgatttgcattctgtgttttggattcctttttctgttcgtgttttcagtcgtgtgttcatgtgacatctgtgacaatttgttgtggatgtcatgtgggcatgcggctgagggtgcgaacagagaaaggattttcgtcattttgtactttcgtaaatatatcgcgggattcacggcactttcaacacgcggctcatccatattaacgattgttaagccccatacacttggtcagacttttttaacaacaaacataaaaacgatcgttttccgttcgttctcagaaaatttgttcgcttttaaactccatcagaaaaccatttttgggttcaaaagtctggccaactgatctcccttcagatgaaaatccacagaaaagtttatttggttttactgtattactcagcacaaaagagaagctgcttcactaactacactcactgcccattcaaaaaaacgaaaattacatctataacaaaagatttgcattctgtattttgggtcctttttcttttggtgttttcggtcgtgtgttcatgtggcatctgtggcaaaagatttgcattctgttgaatccaaaatacgaacagagaAGAGGAATTcaaaatgcagagtgcgggtcttttgttatagatgtcatgtgaacatacgactgaggatacgaacagaaaaaggattcaaacaagatacagagtgcaggtcttttgttgtggatgtcgtgtgagcatgcgactgagggtgcgaacagagaagggattcaaacaaaatacagaatgcaaatcttttgttatagatgtaattttcgttcttttgccgttttcgttttgtcgtatttttgtcggatcgttcgttcgtatttgcggttgttcgttatgcggctcattcgtaatcccgttgttttcgtattttggtgcttgaattttttcgtatgtacacattattctgcgggtacaaaaatgaacattttcgtacgaaaataacattcgtacgaacgggaatgcacatatctagtaatAAATCCCTTTTTATTTAACAACTCTTATTGTTCTTCACATGTACCGATATAGTCCACAAAACTCTAGGGTGGGCATGTTCCCAAGTCTAGCCTCAGCAACTATTCTTTTTGCCCTTACCCTTGCCCTTCTTCCGGAatcaaaattaaataataaactatttaaatgcataAAAAAGTGAACGTGGTAAACCactgaaaataatacaaaaatcccAATATTCCACAACTGAATGTGCATAAGCCAAGGGAATTCTTCATATATATGAACTGTGTggtaaagccaaaaaaaaaaatacactccttCCACCAGGGGGAACACCAAAGTGCTGTTAGtgcagtctccttaccagaagCTGTGACCACAATCACAGCGGTCAGTATGTGCCTGGGGTGTTTAACGTCTCCCTGAAGACTTGTGGTTAAAACTGGACGTATGCAGAAGATCGGATCAATAGTATCTCAGagaaataagaaaaagaagaTCCATAGTGTATACTGCCATAAAATAGGTTTAATGAAAAAGAtcgtattgcacttacaagagcAAGTAGGGAATGCGCGGTGTATATGGGTACAAATACAACGTTTCTCGGTGTCTCCTCCAAGTAATGTCGTCGGGAACGCAGACCACCCAACGCGTTTCATCACTAGCGGACATCGTCTGGGATTGGCTGCTGCGTGCACAACATCACACATGCCCTTAAATAGCGCCGTGGCGCCATCTTAGATAGGGGCAAAGAGTTGAAAGACTGAACTAAATTATAACAGGCACCCATTTTGAATACGGGATGCCCTAAAGCAAGCGGATATATAGGAAATAAAGgagactgccatcttgtggtaaaAAGAAGGAAtaacatataaccaaaatacaattATAGGAAATATAGGAATATAGGAATATACGGCCAGACTTACAGAGATAAAGGGATTTGGAGGAAAAACCGAGGTACAAATACAAACAGGATAATACTTCTAATGTAATAACTAAAATGTAAAATGCAGCATCTATAGAAGATATTCATATTAAAATTTGAATTTAAATTTTAATATGAATATCTTCTATAGATGCTGCATTTTACATTTCAGTTGTATATTTTTCCAATTATTTCATAGAAATTTTGGGTATCATCAATATTAATTTTCTAGCGCTGTACCTCATATTTTAACACTTTTCCaattttgtatctattttttgGTACTATCAGCAATTTTCCCAATCACTTAATTTAGTTCAGCGCAGAATTTTTTCCAATTCTTtggtttgttatagatgtaaatcACTCTTC
The sequence above is drawn from the Rana temporaria chromosome 4, aRanTem1.1, whole genome shotgun sequence genome and encodes:
- the LOC120937133 gene encoding extensin-like, which translates into the protein MATLEPEPQHSEASTSNATRPLAEQPPVNIAHIGPPRALRRRAPAPDPALDRMLDIMTNMSDRMSNRSYGQNVAKCLGELIDKVPPNLQAVVLSCTARYISTFIPPTEADDLSEPPPPYGPYANKRTEHVPTPPTTHFSPPPVTLWTGPQLSDQPPRPTPPPTSAHHPFTTTLSHLPPVPTPSTHTSLNPFPYTQPSSYHPHSPFPHLSTPPVTYSTLPPTTLSSYHPPPSTYPALTTTPTSHYPHRPRQSTFRNAPTRTPPPPQATPPSNWSGEDSTTSTWPPFAHALSVAMSPHGEEDSSPNLQQL